The Chlorocebus sabaeus isolate Y175 chromosome 22, mChlSab1.0.hap1, whole genome shotgun sequence genome segment gagacagggtctcactctgttgcctaaactggagtgcagtgttgtagTCATGGCTTACTGGAGCCTTGACTTGCTGGGTTTATGTGATCctctctccagtagctgggattacaggcacatgccaccatgcctggctagttttttaagttttttgtagagacagggtctcactttgttgccccagCTAgtaaactactgagctcaagtgatcctccctctttggcctccaatctttgctaagattacaggagtgagcaccGGATACAGGATACAGAGTTGTTTCAACTCCCAGATCCAAATCCAGCACTTCCTTCCTGTAGTAATATTGGGCAAGCTGCTTAAGCTCTCTCAGTGTCAGTTCTTTCATCTATAAAGCTAGCCTGATGGGAGCATCTGCCTCATAGAGGCGTGATCAAGATTAGGTAACTTAATCCACAGAAACTTCTTAGCATGATACGCTGACACTGAATAACTGTTAGCTGCTGTTATCagtttgtttaattatttacattttatgtactttttctaAAAGAccaggctgagcgtggtggctcttgcctgtaattccaacattttgggaggctaaaatgggaggactgcttgagcctagtagtttgagaccagcgtggccaacatggtgaaaccccgtctataccaaaaaatataaaaattagccaggcatgatggtgcacacctgtattcccagctacttgggaggctgagacacaagaattgcttgagccccagaggtggaggctgcagcgagccaagattgtgccactgcactccagcctgggtggtagagtgagaccctgtctcaaaaaaaaaaagactagaaggaaatacACTAATGTATGAACAGTGAAAGATCCTGAATGGTAGGAAAATCTTgatatttctttctacttttctgtgctttccaagttgttttttttttttttttttttttttttgagatggagtctggctctgtcgcccaggctggagtacagtggccagatctcagctcactgcaagctccgcctcctgggtttacgccattctcctgcctcagcctcccgagtagctgggactacaggcactcgccacctcgcccgactagttttctgtattttttagtagagacaaggtttcaccgtgttagccaggatggtctcgatctcctgacctcgtgatctgcccatctcggcctcccaaagtgctgggattacaggcttgagccaccgcgcccggccccaagttTTTTTTACAATGAATATGTCttccttttataatcagaaaaggaacagtatatatttttttgaaaggaattttcAGAATCCATTTTCTAGAGATTTGAGTTAGTGGAGTCCTGATAAAGGACACTTTCCTTTACTTAGTACCACTGTTGATTATGCCTGTGACCCTGCCAAAAGCCATCGATGTTGCCTTTGCCCCACAGGAGAACCCAAAGGATGGCTGCTGACATGCAAAGGAAGAGAAGCAGCGAATGCCCTGATGGCACATTGACTCCTTCTGATGGACACAGTGTGGAGAGAGCTGAGAGCCCCACACCAGGACTGGCCCAGGGAATGGAGCCAGGTATGGGCAAGTGTACAGCCTCAGCCAGCTGCCAACCAGAGCAGGCTctgggggggtgggggcagaaatTAGGATTCCCAACCACTTTTTGCTTTCCACTTATTCATGCATTTGTCAGTCACTCATTGGATATTTGTCAGGTTCTGGGGAAAAGGCAGGAGGCCAGGCTCGTTCTGCATGTGGCTTTCCTCTCCACTTCGTATTATGCTGTTCGCCCTGAGCTTTCTGGCTGCCATTGTGGGCTCTTCTTCTGTTCCCTGTGTCTACAGCACACCTCCCCGgctccttctcccctcctcacaAGTTAGGCCTGCTCTGACCATGCTCTGTATAGGACactaattatttcataattttatctCTTTATGCATATATTGCCCATCTCTCTCTTCCACAAGATTGTGAACACTAAGCATAGGGCAGttatatccccagtgcctggtACAGGGCTGATTTCATAAGAGAGACTCAAAATATATCTGTTAAACTATTTTGTCAAAAAACCAATAAAGGAAGACTGACCTGGTCCCTGCCATGAGGCAGTCACAGGCTGTGGAGCCATTACAGGGGGTCAGTCAGAAGCTATGGCCTAAGTAGGGTAGGGGAGCTTTCTCCCAGAGAGATTCATTGAGTATGGGTGGTGCTCCAGACACAGGGTGAGGTGCTACGTTCCTGCACCTTGCTGGGTACCATTGTAGCTGGGGAGAAGGACGATAATTGGCAAGTGCCACAAGAGAAATCAAAGAGGGACATATAGAGTGCCTGGGGTTGGAAGTCAGTAACTAACATCTTCCCTGAAAGCTGAAGTGTGACAATTAGCCAGCCACGTGGGGAGATAGGAGACAGCTGACAGCAGGTGTGGAGGTCCCGAGGCAGGTGGGGGCATGTTGAAACTGTCTAAGAGCAGATCTTGGCCAGTGTGACCAAGATGGGCAAGGGAGTAGGGTGGGAGATGGGAATGAGAGGTAGGCAGATACCAGCCACCACTGCTGCCATGAGTGGTTTCggtcttctttccagtatgatgGGAGGAGACTGGTGGGCTGTAAGTTTCAGAGAAGCATCATCCATGGCAGACAGTGGCAGAAGGGAACAGTGGCTTGACCCTAACAAGTCAGGCAGTCATGCTGGAGTGACCACGTTAGGCACCTTGCTGGTAGGAGTGTCTGCCAGTAGCTACCCCTCTAAGCACCAGTGCTTTTGGCCTGCAGGTGCTGGGCAGGAGGGTGCCATGTTCGTCCATGCCCGTTCCTACGAGGACCTGACTGAGTCAGAGGATGGGGCAGCTTCTGGGGACAGCCCCAAGGAGGGTGCCAGGGGTCCCCCGCCGCTGCCTGCAGACATGCGTCAGATCAGCCAGGACTTTAGCGAGCTAAGCACCCAGCTGACGGGTGTGGCCCGGGACCTGCAGGAGGAGATGCTGCCAGGAAGCTCTGAGGATTGGCTGGACCCCCCAGGGGCAGTTGGCCGACCAGCCACAGAGCCCCCCAGGGAGGGCACAGCCGAGGGGGATGAGGAGGATGCCACGGAGGCATGGCGCCTGCACCAGAAGCATGTCTTTGTGCTGAGTGAGGCAGGGAAGCCTGTGTACTCCCGCTATGGGTCTGAGGAGGCACTTTCCAGCACTATGGGTGTTATGGTGGCCCTGGTGTCCTTCCTGGAGGCAGACAAGAACGCCATACGCTCCATCCATGCAGGTGAGCCACCTGGAGAGGGAATGGGGTGGGCTCCCCTGGCCAAGGTTCATTCATAGCAGGTTTTGGACCCCTGCAGACCAGAGGGCTGGGATGTGCTATGTGACTGAGGGTAAGcccctttacctctctgagcctcaaggtCCTCACCTGAACACAGGATAAGAACACTGCTGGCCTCATGGGGCTGTGGTGAGGACCAAAGATGCCTCTGACATGGGCTTTGCCTTTGGAGAGAGTGAGAATTTCCCTGGGGAggtgacaaaaagaaagaaaaaaaaaatacatatatgtatctccCAGGTCCTGAGCCCCACCCAGCCAGCCCTTGTCAGTTGACTTAGCACTTAGCATAAGAATATGTGCTTCAGAGGGAGCTAGTCTTTGAAACAAGTGGCAGGGATAGGCCCTGAGCCCTCAGGGAGAAGGAGCAATGGGTTTTTATCCTGAACATCCTTAAGCCCCTACTGTGCGCAGAGCTCTGAGCGAGGAAAGGATGGGCGAAGCGGTGTTCGGAGGGAGCTGCGGCTGAGGCTGATATCCCTCTTTCCCATCCCGCCCTCAGATGGCTACAAGGTAGTATTCGTGCGCCGGAGCCCGCTGGTGCTAGTGGCAGTGGCTCGCACACGGCAGTCGGCACAAGAGCTGGCGCAGGAGCTGCTCTACATCTACTATCAGATCCTGAGCCTTCTTACCGGTGCGCAGCTGAGCCACATCTTCCAGCAGAAGCAGAACTATGACCTACGGCGCCTGCTCTCGGGCTCAGAACGCATCACCGACAACCTGCTGCAGCTCATGGCACGAGACCCCAGCTTCCTGATGGGGGCGGCACGGTGCCTGCCCCTCGCAGCAGCCGTGCGCGATACTGTGAGTGCCAGCCTGCAGCAGGCACGTGCGCGCAGCCTGGTCTTCTCCATCCTGCTGGCCCGCAACCAGCTCGTGGCACTTGTGCGCCGAAAGGACCAATTTCTGCACCCCATCGACCTGCACCTGCTTTTCAACCTCATTAGTTCCTCCTCGTCCTTCCGCGAGGGCGAGGCCTGGACGCCCGTGTGCCTGCCCAAATTCAACGCAGC includes the following:
- the MON1A gene encoding vacuolar fusion protein MON1 homolog A isoform X1, which gives rise to MPQPPEQLGLQTPTTTPRRTQRMAADMQRKRSSECPDGTLTPSDGHSVERAESPTPGLAQGMEPGAGQEGAMFVHARSYEDLTESEDGAASGDSPKEGARGPPPLPADMRQISQDFSELSTQLTGVARDLQEEMLPGSSEDWLDPPGAVGRPATEPPREGTAEGDEEDATEAWRLHQKHVFVLSEAGKPVYSRYGSEEALSSTMGVMVALVSFLEADKNAIRSIHADGYKVVFVRRSPLVLVAVARTRQSAQELAQELLYIYYQILSLLTGAQLSHIFQQKQNYDLRRLLSGSERITDNLLQLMARDPSFLMGAARCLPLAAAVRDTVSASLQQARARSLVFSILLARNQLVALVRRKDQFLHPIDLHLLFNLISSSSSFREGEAWTPVCLPKFNAAGFFHAHISYLEPDTDLCLLFVSTDREDFFAVSDCRRRFQERLRKRGAHLALREALRTPYYSVAQVGIPDLRHFLYKSKSSGLFTSPEIEAPYTSEEEQERLLGLYQYLHSRAHNASRPLKTIYYTGPNENLLAWVTGAFELYMCYSPLGTKASAVSAIHKLMRWIRKEEDRLFILTPLTY
- the MON1A gene encoding vacuolar fusion protein MON1 homolog A isoform X3 yields the protein MPQPPEQLGLQTPTTTPRRTQRMAADMQRKRSSECPDGTLTPSDGHSVERAESPTPGLAQGMEPDGYKVVFVRRSPLVLVAVARTRQSAQELAQELLYIYYQILSLLTGAQLSHIFQQKQNYDLRRLLSGSERITDNLLQLMARDPSFLMGAARCLPLAAAVRDTVSASLQQARARSLVFSILLARNQLVALVRRKDQFLHPIDLHLLFNLISSSSSFREGEAWTPVCLPKFNAAGFFHAHISYLEPDTDLCLLFVSTDREDFFAVSDCRRRFQERLRKRGAHLALREALRTPYYSVAQVGIPDLRHFLYKSKSSGLFTSPEIEAPYTSEEEQERLLGLYQYLHSRAHNASRPLKTIYYTGPNENLLAWVTGAFELYMCYSPLGTKASAVSAIHKLMRWIRKEEDRLFILTPLTY
- the MON1A gene encoding vacuolar fusion protein MON1 homolog A isoform X2 — protein: MAADMQRKRSSECPDGTLTPSDGHSVERAESPTPGLAQGMEPGAGQEGAMFVHARSYEDLTESEDGAASGDSPKEGARGPPPLPADMRQISQDFSELSTQLTGVARDLQEEMLPGSSEDWLDPPGAVGRPATEPPREGTAEGDEEDATEAWRLHQKHVFVLSEAGKPVYSRYGSEEALSSTMGVMVALVSFLEADKNAIRSIHADGYKVVFVRRSPLVLVAVARTRQSAQELAQELLYIYYQILSLLTGAQLSHIFQQKQNYDLRRLLSGSERITDNLLQLMARDPSFLMGAARCLPLAAAVRDTVSASLQQARARSLVFSILLARNQLVALVRRKDQFLHPIDLHLLFNLISSSSSFREGEAWTPVCLPKFNAAGFFHAHISYLEPDTDLCLLFVSTDREDFFAVSDCRRRFQERLRKRGAHLALREALRTPYYSVAQVGIPDLRHFLYKSKSSGLFTSPEIEAPYTSEEEQERLLGLYQYLHSRAHNASRPLKTIYYTGPNENLLAWVTGAFELYMCYSPLGTKASAVSAIHKLMRWIRKEEDRLFILTPLTY
- the MON1A gene encoding vacuolar fusion protein MON1 homolog A isoform X4; this encodes MAADMQRKRSSECPDGTLTPSDGHSVERAESPTPGLAQGMEPDGYKVVFVRRSPLVLVAVARTRQSAQELAQELLYIYYQILSLLTGAQLSHIFQQKQNYDLRRLLSGSERITDNLLQLMARDPSFLMGAARCLPLAAAVRDTVSASLQQARARSLVFSILLARNQLVALVRRKDQFLHPIDLHLLFNLISSSSSFREGEAWTPVCLPKFNAAGFFHAHISYLEPDTDLCLLFVSTDREDFFAVSDCRRRFQERLRKRGAHLALREALRTPYYSVAQVGIPDLRHFLYKSKSSGLFTSPEIEAPYTSEEEQERLLGLYQYLHSRAHNASRPLKTIYYTGPNENLLAWVTGAFELYMCYSPLGTKASAVSAIHKLMRWIRKEEDRLFILTPLTY